A region from the Rufibacter sp. DG15C genome encodes:
- a CDS encoding NFACT RNA binding domain-containing protein: protein MHQNSYFLKQLAQKLHTLLSGSTCASMFSQEKDELMLEFTYEDQSIFLKAIQTPTFSSLQIPQSFNRARQNSVDLFAPLIGQKVLEVVSHKQERSFYITFTEGKTLLFKLFGNRSNVVLFEDGKATELFHRKLSKDLLLDYKAMDHDWRLNREQFLADPGSLKKMLPTLGDLPFLYLQENKWADKAPQEKLYLAEEMVALLENPPTFYLTTVDKILRLSLLPVGTIQDTFDNPLEALNAFVPQFRAQEYFQRNYSATNKALQRQLEVANKIWYQLQEQLEQWHHGTPYAQTADVIMANLSNIPVGTQEMELFDFYLNQPRLVKLSRTETPQKTAERLYKKAKNQQIEWRLLQERAQRKEVEVETLTQQLAALEQIETAPALRQYLKKHTVTQTVTGPDLPYHSFELDGFKIWVGKNAKANDTLTLKHTHKDDLWLHAKDVPGSHVVIKQVPGKAIPVRVIEAAAQLAAFYSKRKSDTLCPVLCTPKKYVRKPKGATAGSVMVEREKVILVKPENPFRKTP, encoded by the coding sequence GTGCATCAAAACTCCTACTTCTTAAAGCAACTCGCACAGAAGCTTCACACGCTATTAAGCGGCTCAACCTGCGCAAGTATGTTCAGCCAGGAGAAAGACGAGTTGATGTTGGAGTTTACGTATGAGGATCAATCCATTTTCCTGAAAGCCATTCAAACGCCCACCTTCTCTAGCTTACAAATCCCGCAAAGCTTTAACAGAGCCCGTCAGAACTCAGTGGATTTGTTTGCCCCCTTGATTGGCCAAAAGGTACTGGAGGTTGTTTCGCATAAACAGGAGAGAAGCTTTTACATCACTTTTACAGAGGGCAAAACACTGTTGTTTAAGCTTTTCGGGAATAGGTCTAATGTGGTATTGTTTGAAGACGGCAAGGCCACTGAATTATTTCATCGGAAATTATCCAAAGACCTATTGCTGGATTACAAGGCCATGGATCATGATTGGCGGCTAAACCGGGAGCAGTTTTTAGCAGACCCTGGTTCGCTCAAAAAGATGCTTCCTACCTTAGGCGACCTCCCCTTCTTGTATTTGCAGGAGAATAAATGGGCCGACAAGGCTCCGCAGGAAAAACTTTACTTGGCAGAGGAAATGGTGGCGTTGCTGGAAAATCCTCCAACGTTCTACCTAACCACCGTAGACAAAATCCTGCGTCTTTCTTTACTGCCAGTAGGGACCATTCAAGACACATTTGATAACCCATTGGAGGCTTTAAATGCTTTTGTTCCGCAGTTTAGGGCGCAAGAGTATTTCCAGAGAAATTATAGTGCCACTAATAAGGCCTTACAACGGCAACTAGAGGTGGCTAATAAAATCTGGTACCAATTACAGGAACAGCTGGAACAATGGCACCACGGGACGCCCTATGCCCAAACTGCAGATGTGATTATGGCTAATCTTAGCAACATTCCGGTGGGCACGCAGGAGATGGAGTTATTTGATTTCTACCTGAACCAACCTAGGTTGGTAAAGCTGTCCCGAACTGAGACTCCCCAGAAAACGGCAGAACGCTTATACAAGAAAGCCAAGAACCAGCAGATTGAATGGCGCCTCTTGCAAGAACGGGCCCAGCGCAAGGAAGTGGAAGTGGAAACGTTGACTCAACAACTAGCAGCGTTGGAACAAATTGAAACGGCCCCTGCCCTGCGCCAGTACCTCAAAAAGCACACGGTTACCCAAACCGTCACCGGCCCCGACCTGCCCTACCATTCTTTTGAGTTGGATGGCTTTAAGATTTGGGTGGGAAAGAATGCCAAAGCCAATGACACCCTTACCCTCAAGCATACCCATAAAGATGATTTGTGGCTGCATGCCAAAGATGTTCCAGGATCTCATGTGGTTATTAAGCAGGTGCCCGGCAAGGCCATTCCCGTGCGCGTGATTGAAGCCGCAGCCCAATTGGCAGCCTTCTATTCCAAACGCAAGAGTGACACCCTCTGCCCTGTATTATGCACGCCTAAAAAGTACGTGCGCAAACCTAAGGGTGCCACGGCAGGGTCAGTGATGGTAGAGCGGGAAAAAGTAATTCTGGTAAAACCTGAAAACCCATTCAGGAAAACTCCTTAA
- a CDS encoding amidohydrolase family protein produces MFRKPFCFFRIPGILLFSLLPFLACFGQNSPKTDSTYLLKPDRVFDGHDLHQNWAVVVQGDRILMAGPANTITPPANARTITLAGQTLMPGLIEGHSHLLLHPYNETSWNDQVLKESDALRVARATVHARNTLLAGFTTARDLGSEGAEYADVGLKQAIEQNIIPGPRMLVAGKAIIATGSYGPKGFDPAFEVPQGAEAADGVDNIIRVVRDQIGKGADIIKVYADYRWGPNGEALPTFTVAELKLMVEVAASSGRPVVAHASTPEGMRRAAEAGVETIEHGDSGTPEVFKLMAKKGVALCPTLAAGDAILQYNGWRKGQDPEPARITQKRESLKAALSAKVPLCVGGDVGVFTHGDNARELELLVDYGVPTLDVLRAATAGNAKLFHLDQKLGKIQKGLLADLISVDGNPLQDISATRKVRLVMKGGVLYKQP; encoded by the coding sequence ATGTTTCGTAAGCCTTTCTGTTTTTTTCGGATTCCGGGGATTCTCTTATTCAGCCTTCTGCCATTTTTAGCCTGTTTTGGGCAAAATAGCCCGAAAACGGATTCTACCTATCTCTTAAAACCAGACCGCGTTTTTGATGGCCATGACCTGCATCAGAACTGGGCGGTGGTGGTACAGGGAGACCGTATCCTGATGGCAGGACCAGCGAATACTATAACCCCGCCAGCCAATGCCCGCACGATCACCCTTGCAGGGCAGACGCTTATGCCCGGGCTTATTGAAGGCCACTCGCATCTGCTATTGCATCCCTATAATGAGACCTCCTGGAACGACCAGGTCTTAAAAGAATCAGATGCCTTACGCGTGGCCCGCGCCACCGTGCACGCCCGCAACACGCTCCTGGCCGGCTTCACCACCGCGCGTGACTTAGGCTCTGAAGGTGCTGAATACGCAGACGTGGGCCTGAAGCAGGCCATTGAACAGAACATCATCCCCGGCCCGCGCATGCTGGTAGCCGGCAAGGCCATCATTGCCACCGGGAGCTACGGTCCTAAAGGCTTTGACCCCGCGTTTGAAGTGCCACAGGGCGCCGAGGCCGCCGATGGCGTGGACAACATCATCAGGGTGGTGCGGGACCAGATTGGCAAAGGCGCCGATATCATCAAAGTATACGCCGACTACCGCTGGGGACCTAATGGTGAGGCCCTGCCAACGTTCACCGTAGCGGAGCTGAAACTAATGGTAGAGGTGGCCGCCAGCAGCGGAAGGCCTGTGGTGGCCCACGCCAGCACGCCAGAAGGCATGCGCCGCGCCGCCGAGGCAGGAGTAGAAACCATTGAGCACGGCGATAGCGGCACCCCCGAGGTCTTTAAACTAATGGCCAAGAAAGGCGTGGCGCTCTGCCCTACCCTAGCCGCCGGCGACGCCATCTTGCAATACAACGGCTGGCGCAAGGGCCAGGACCCGGAGCCTGCCCGCATCACGCAGAAACGCGAAAGTCTAAAAGCCGCCCTGTCTGCGAAGGTTCCCCTTTGCGTAGGCGGAGATGTGGGCGTTTTCACCCATGGAGACAATGCCCGAGAGCTGGAATTACTAGTGGACTACGGCGTACCTACGCTGGACGTTTTAAGAGCCGCCACCGCTGGAAACGCCAAGCTATTCCACTTGGACCAGAAGCTGGGCAAAATCCAGAAAGGCCTATTGGCGGACCTGATCTCTGTAGATGGCAACCCCTTGCAGGATATTTCAGCTACCAGAAAAGTAAGGCTGGTCATGAAAGGCGGCGTGCTATACAAACAACCTTAA
- a CDS encoding DUF1206 domain-containing protein, which translates to MQQNKKDWIVKYARVGYVAKGIVYCLIGVLTAMYALGIGGEKASKSDAFMEVKELPGGSFLLGLIAAGLIGYSFWRFTQAVADTENKGTDFKGIGKRIAYFISGLIYASIAYVAFKIALTNGGGSGEGESQKMFLAELLDKPYGKYLAIIVGLIVIGNGLVQLKRAITGSFMKDVHGMPQDQFRVLERSGKFGYAARGIVFGILGYLFVKAAWNRNPSQAESTEGAFDFLRDNPMGDLMLAAVAIGLIGYGIFMFVRARYSDISFS; encoded by the coding sequence ATGCAACAGAACAAAAAAGATTGGATTGTCAAATATGCCCGTGTAGGCTATGTAGCCAAGGGCATTGTCTATTGCTTAATTGGAGTGTTAACCGCCATGTACGCTTTAGGAATTGGAGGCGAAAAAGCCTCTAAATCTGATGCCTTCATGGAAGTGAAAGAATTACCCGGAGGCAGCTTTTTACTAGGCTTAATAGCTGCCGGTTTAATTGGATATTCCTTCTGGAGATTTACCCAAGCAGTGGCAGACACAGAAAATAAAGGAACAGATTTTAAAGGGATAGGTAAACGAATAGCCTATTTTATTAGCGGACTTATTTATGCATCAATTGCGTATGTTGCCTTTAAAATAGCCTTGACAAATGGTGGAGGTTCTGGAGAAGGCGAGTCGCAAAAAATGTTTTTAGCCGAGCTTTTAGATAAACCATATGGTAAATATCTAGCCATCATAGTTGGATTAATTGTGATTGGCAACGGTCTTGTACAATTGAAGCGCGCCATTACAGGGTCTTTTATGAAGGACGTACATGGCATGCCGCAAGACCAGTTTAGAGTACTGGAGCGGTCCGGCAAGTTTGGGTATGCTGCCAGAGGCATCGTCTTTGGGATCTTGGGGTACCTGTTCGTTAAAGCCGCCTGGAACCGCAACCCATCCCAAGCCGAGAGCACTGAGGGCGCTTTTGATTTTCTGAGAGACAACCCCATGGGAGACCTTATGCTGGCGGCGGTGGCCATTGGCCTGATAGGCTACGGCATCTTCATGTTCGTCCGTGCCCGCTACAGTGACATCTCCTTTAGTTAA
- a CDS encoding DUF2461 domain-containing protein encodes MKKYLDTATLDFVRDLRKNNNREWFAENKARYEAAKNDFIAFLETLLPAMAAFEPAVANQQPRDLMFRIYRDVRFSNDKRPYKDHICAYMADGGRKTINPGFYLHISPDNQSFLAGGVWMPPAPELKAIRQEIDYNWQELQDLVAAPSFQKYFKGLGGDKLKTTPKGYDSENPAIDLLRHKSWNASHMFTDAVVTSPQFFDECLAVMQAVKPVNDFFMRPMQELKAETV; translated from the coding sequence ATGAAAAAATACTTAGATACTGCCACTTTAGATTTTGTCAGAGACTTAAGAAAAAACAACAACCGCGAATGGTTTGCTGAGAACAAGGCAAGGTATGAGGCGGCTAAAAACGACTTCATCGCTTTCCTAGAAACTCTGCTTCCGGCAATGGCCGCGTTTGAGCCGGCGGTGGCTAACCAGCAGCCCAGGGATTTGATGTTCAGGATTTACCGTGATGTGCGTTTCTCCAATGACAAGCGTCCCTACAAAGATCATATCTGCGCTTACATGGCGGACGGCGGAAGGAAGACCATCAACCCGGGTTTTTACCTGCATATAAGCCCAGACAACCAGTCATTTCTGGCCGGTGGGGTTTGGATGCCGCCCGCTCCAGAACTTAAGGCCATTAGGCAGGAGATTGACTACAATTGGCAGGAGCTACAGGACTTGGTAGCGGCGCCTTCATTTCAGAAATACTTTAAGGGCCTGGGCGGCGATAAGCTTAAAACTACCCCCAAAGGTTATGACAGTGAAAATCCGGCAATTGATTTGCTGCGGCATAAGAGTTGGAACGCCAGCCACATGTTCACAGATGCAGTGGTCACTAGCCCTCAATTCTTTGATGAATGCCTAGCTGTGATGCAGGCTGTGAAACCGGTGAACGATTTTTTCATGCGTCCCATGCAAGAACTCAAAGCCGAAACCGTGTAA
- a CDS encoding PhzF family phenazine biosynthesis protein, whose protein sequence is MQTLPFYIVDVFADQPYRGNQLAVFLQAAGLTTEQMQQIAQEIGFAESAFVLQDTPIPAGYAARYFTVEYEVPFAGHPTLGTAYVVQQALAKSPVKEIHLHLPVGTIPVAFTYDQAQQPDFLMMQQINPVFEEPLPIEDLTALLGVGSEALHPEYPVQVVSTGLPFLLLPLQKLEDMQKVSVTPEALFAFLQKHHLYKTQRPDGLSVALYLFCPETYQQDRQLNARMLAYENGKVIEDAATGSANGCLLAYLLKHEYLNKDELDILVEQGYEINRNATIRLVGKKLPNDQYDIKVGGQVQLISKGEWYVS, encoded by the coding sequence ATGCAAACCTTACCTTTTTACATAGTTGACGTCTTTGCAGACCAACCATACAGAGGAAACCAACTGGCAGTTTTCTTACAGGCCGCAGGTCTAACCACAGAGCAGATGCAGCAGATAGCCCAAGAGATTGGCTTCGCTGAATCTGCTTTTGTGTTACAGGACACGCCCATTCCCGCCGGGTATGCCGCCCGGTATTTCACAGTAGAGTACGAGGTGCCTTTCGCGGGGCATCCTACTCTGGGCACGGCCTATGTGGTGCAGCAGGCGTTGGCCAAGTCTCCCGTCAAAGAGATTCATTTACACTTGCCAGTAGGTACCATTCCCGTGGCCTTCACGTATGACCAGGCTCAGCAGCCCGACTTTCTGATGATGCAGCAGATTAACCCGGTCTTTGAGGAGCCGCTGCCTATAGAGGACCTAACGGCCTTGTTGGGCGTGGGGTCAGAGGCGCTGCACCCAGAATATCCGGTGCAGGTGGTTTCTACCGGCCTGCCCTTCCTTCTTTTGCCTTTGCAGAAACTGGAAGACATGCAGAAGGTGTCCGTTACCCCAGAGGCGCTTTTTGCCTTCCTGCAGAAGCACCACCTCTACAAAACCCAGCGCCCTGACGGACTGTCTGTGGCGCTTTACCTTTTCTGCCCCGAGACCTACCAGCAAGACCGCCAGTTAAACGCCAGGATGCTGGCCTATGAGAACGGCAAAGTCATTGAAGACGCCGCCACTGGTAGCGCCAACGGTTGTCTGCTCGCCTATTTGCTCAAGCATGAATACCTGAACAAGGACGAGCTAGACATTCTGGTGGAGCAAGGCTATGAAATCAACAGGAACGCCACCATCCGCTTGGTAGGCAAGAAACTGCCAAATGACCAATATGACATCAAGGTAGGCGGTCAGGTGCAGTTGATCTCTAAAGGAGAGTGGTATGTTTCGTAA